A genomic region of Leptolyngbya sp. FACHB-261 contains the following coding sequences:
- a CDS encoding glutathione S-transferase N-terminal domain-containing protein: protein MNSRGQRMIDLYTFTTPNGRKASIMLEEVGLPYTAHRIDITKGDQSKPEFVAINPNSKIPAIVDRDTDITVFESGAILIYLAETTGQLLPTEPKARYTVVQWLMFQMGGVGPMFGQLNHFKRFAPEQIPYAIERYTKETLRLYGVLDRQLKDHEFICGDYSIADVATYPWVAIYESQGLTLDEHPNLKRWVEAVQQRPAVQKGMAVP from the coding sequence GTGAACTCTAGAGGGCAGCGCATGATCGATCTTTATACCTTCACCACGCCAAACGGACGCAAAGCCTCAATCATGTTGGAAGAGGTGGGGTTGCCTTATACCGCCCACCGCATTGACATCACTAAGGGTGATCAATCTAAGCCTGAGTTTGTTGCCATTAATCCCAATAGCAAGATTCCAGCCATCGTGGACCGAGACACAGACATCACCGTATTTGAGTCCGGTGCAATTCTGATCTATCTCGCAGAGACAACCGGGCAGTTATTACCGACCGAACCTAAGGCCCGCTACACCGTTGTGCAATGGCTGATGTTTCAGATGGGCGGCGTAGGACCTATGTTTGGCCAACTCAATCACTTTAAGCGCTTTGCGCCAGAGCAAATTCCCTACGCGATTGAGCGCTATACCAAAGAAACCCTACGTCTTTACGGAGTGCTCGACCGCCAGCTCAAAGACCACGAATTCATCTGTGGCGATTATTCAATCGCCGATGTTGCAACTTACCCCTGGGTAGCAATCTATGAGTCTCAGGGTTTGACCCTCGACGAGCATCCCAATCTCAAACGCTGGGTCGAGGCTGTGCAACAACGGCCAGCCGTGCAAAAGGGAATGGCAGTTCCCTGA